A genomic segment from Carassius auratus strain Wakin chromosome 25, ASM336829v1, whole genome shotgun sequence encodes:
- the LOC113043575 gene encoding dual specificity protein phosphatase 8-like isoform X2, which translates to MPLNVVISPPENCFWPGIERTDMRLKIRVRKMRKERKLRGGFAAFSSCFPGLCEGKPVATLPMSLSQPCLPVANVGPTRILPHLYLGSQKDVLNKDLMAQNGITYVLNASNTCPKPEFISESHFMRIPVNDNYCEKLLPWLDKTNEFIDKAKVSNCRVIVHCLAGISRSATIAIAYIMKTMGLSSDDAYRFVKDRRPSISPNFNFLGQLLEFEKGLRLLKALSSGQEKMEQLKELSDPRGEFSSNPEKGRQEAEKDSTEFDTKLPSPTSLQQGFNGLNLSAERILDTNRLKRSFSLDIKSVYEPNHCSRLTPAHTEDVPKLCKLDSPEAGEANGVCQYSPVSPSLAESPSLFPESSSRPRSRRKSKHNGSSTGSSPVHSHFGHSLAALKSPSLDDNLKPSLLLSLPTVGTGPMWTKHRDTVQATTPVTPTGEAPWFYSSESMNSNGGGGGAVHFPALGCSSLPGPCEAVRLREKVGEPRDSRGSWHEDAPTSSAADKQFKRRSCQMEFEEGISETRSREELGKISKQSSFSGSMEIIEVS; encoded by the exons ATGCCCCTAAACGTGGTCATATCCCCTCCGGAGAACTGCTTCTGGCCAGGGATCGAACGAACCGACATGAGGCTCAAAATCAGAGTCCGCAAGATGAGGAAGGAACGCAAGCTAAGAG GTGGTTTTGCAGCATTCTCATCTTGTTTCCCAGGCCTGTGTGAAGGCAAGCCAGTGGCAACTCTGCCTATGAGTTTGTCTCAGCCATGTCTGCCTGTGGCAAACGTTGGTCCCACACGAATCCTGCCCCATCTCTACCTGGGCTCCCAAAAAGATGTGCTCAACAAG GACCTGATGGCTCAAAATGGCATCACATATGTGTTAAATGCAAGCAACACCTGCCCAAAGCCAGAGTTCATCTCCGAAAGCCATTTCATGCGCATTCCCGTCAATGACAACTACTGTGAAAAACTCCTGCCATGGCTAGACAAAACCAACGAGTTTATTG ACAAAGCCAAGGTTTCCAACTGTCGAGTCATTGTGCATTGTTTAGCTGGCATCTCCAGGTCTGCTACCATCGCCATCGCTTATATTATGAAGACAATGGGCTTGTCATCAGATGACGCTTACAG GTTTGTGAAGGACCGCAGACCTTCAATATCACCCAACTTCAACTTCCTGGGACAGCTGCTGGAGTTTGAGAAAGGACTGAGATTGCTAAAGGCTCTGTCCTCAGGTCAGGAGAAGATGGAGCAGTTGAAGGAATTGTCAGATCCTAGAGGAGAATTTTCCAGTAATCCTGAAAAGGGTCGTCAGGAGGCTGAGAAGGACAGCACAGAATTTGACACCAAGCTTCCTTCCCCAACCTCCCTCCAGCAGGGCTTTAATGGCTTGAATCTGTCGGCAGAGCGTATCCTAGACACCAACCGGCTCAAACGCTCTTTCTCACTTGACATCAAATCGGTCTACGAGCCCAACCACTGTTCTCGCCTCACGCCTGCGCATACCGAAGATGTTCCCAAACTCTGCAAGCTGGATAGCCCAGAGGCCGGAGAAGCCAATGGTGTATGCCAGTACTCCCCTGTCAGCCCCAGTTTAGCCGAATCTCCAAGCCTCTTTCCTGAGAGCAGCTCCCGACCTCGTTCGCGGAGGAAAAGCAAGCACAATGGTAGCAGCACTGGAAGTTCTCCTGTGCACTCGCACTTCGGACACTCACTCGCCGCACTCAAAAGTCCCAGTCTTGACGACAATCTAAAACCCTCGCTGCTGCTCAGCCTTCCCACTGTGGGCACCGGGCCCATGTGGACCAAGCATAGAGACACCGTACAGGCCACGACCCCTGTTACGCCAACAGGCGAAGCCCCTTGGTTCTACAGCTCAGAGTCAATGAACAGTAACGGAGGTGGAGGAGGGGCAGTACACTTTCCTGCACTGGGATGCAGCAGCCTTCCCGGCCCATGCGAGGCTGTGCGTCTGCGGGAGAAGGTGGGGGAGCCACGGGACTCGAGGGGCAGCTGGCACGAGGATGCTCCCACTTCCAGTGCTGCCGATAAACAGTTCAAGCGGCGCAGCTGTCAGATGGAGTTTGAAGAAGGCATATCAGAGACACGCTCAAGGGAGGAACTTGGAAAGATCAGCAAACAGTCCAGCTTCTCTGGAAGCATGGAAATAATTGAAGTATCCTGA